A genomic stretch from Halorubrum sp. BV1 includes:
- a CDS encoding TrkA family potassium uptake protein, whose amino-acid sequence MTSNLNIIIAGGGRVGFRTAEILADRGHDVTIIERDERTVSNIADEWTATVIEGDATDPDIIEQAGIERADAIAALTGVSGLNLAVCLAAAELAPGIRTVARIDSAVGDAYTRFVDAVLSPERAGARLAANEILGSDVQTLADVTGTLDIMLVRVAEGAPAAGKQLTDVRFPAGTLIVSDDDGQRIARSDTTLSPGRRYVVAVEPDVAEEVMNLMRG is encoded by the coding sequence ATGACCAGTAACCTTAACATCATCATCGCGGGCGGCGGACGCGTCGGCTTCCGGACGGCTGAGATACTCGCCGACCGCGGTCACGACGTGACGATTATCGAACGCGACGAGCGAACCGTCTCGAACATCGCCGACGAGTGGACGGCGACTGTTATCGAGGGTGACGCGACCGATCCGGACATCATCGAACAGGCCGGCATCGAACGGGCCGACGCGATCGCGGCGCTCACGGGCGTCTCGGGACTGAACCTCGCGGTGTGCCTGGCCGCCGCCGAGCTGGCACCCGGCATCCGGACCGTCGCGCGCATCGACAGCGCCGTCGGCGACGCCTACACTCGGTTCGTCGACGCCGTGCTCTCCCCCGAGCGGGCCGGTGCCCGCCTCGCGGCGAACGAGATCCTCGGCAGCGATGTCCAGACGCTCGCCGACGTGACCGGGACGCTTGACATCATGCTCGTCCGCGTCGCAGAGGGGGCCCCAGCCGCCGGGAAACAACTGACCGACGTTCGGTTCCCAGCGGGAACGCTGATCGTCTCGGACGACGACGGACAGCGGATCGCCCGCTCGGACACGACGCTCTCGCCCGGACGCCGCTACGTCGTCGCCGTCGAGCCGGACGTCGCCGAGGAAGTGATGAATCTGATGCGCGGGTGA